The following are encoded in a window of Massilia sp. R2A-15 genomic DNA:
- the fliM gene encoding flagellar motor switch protein FliM, with protein sequence MADNFLSQEEVDALLKGVNGDQDDAAAPEETSGVRTYNLATQERIVRGRMPTLEIINERFARLLRVGLFNFLRRSAEVSVGSVRVSKYSEFIRNLVVPTNLNLVHMKPLRGTALMVFDPGLVFLLVDNLFGGDGRFHTRVEGRDFTQTEQRIIMRILDIVFEAYTKSWEPVFPVEFEYIRSEMNTQFANIATPNEVVVSSTFTVELGSVSGQIHFCMPYSMIEPIRDALTSSLQGEALEVDKRWIRLMTQQIQVAEVELVATLGTAKASFDDILNMKVGDIIPLSVPEQIQATVDGVPVMDCTYGVLNGQYALKVEKLLANSETK encoded by the coding sequence ATGGCCGATAATTTCCTCTCCCAGGAAGAAGTCGATGCCCTCCTCAAGGGGGTCAACGGCGACCAGGACGACGCCGCGGCGCCGGAAGAGACCTCGGGAGTCCGCACCTACAACCTGGCGACCCAGGAGCGGATCGTGCGCGGCCGGATGCCGACGCTCGAGATCATCAACGAGCGTTTCGCGCGCCTGCTGCGGGTCGGCCTGTTCAACTTCCTGCGCCGCAGCGCCGAGGTGTCGGTCGGGTCGGTGCGCGTGTCCAAGTACAGCGAATTCATCCGCAACCTGGTGGTGCCGACCAACCTGAACCTGGTGCACATGAAGCCGCTTCGCGGCACCGCGCTGATGGTGTTCGACCCGGGCCTGGTGTTCCTGCTGGTGGACAACCTGTTCGGCGGCGATGGCCGCTTCCACACCCGCGTCGAGGGCCGCGACTTTACCCAGACCGAGCAGCGCATCATCATGCGCATCCTCGACATTGTGTTCGAGGCCTACACCAAGTCGTGGGAGCCGGTGTTCCCGGTCGAGTTCGAATACATCCGCTCCGAGATGAACACCCAGTTCGCCAACATCGCCACGCCCAACGAGGTGGTGGTGTCGTCGACCTTCACGGTGGAACTGGGCTCGGTGTCGGGCCAGATCCACTTCTGCATGCCGTATTCGATGATCGAGCCGATCCGCGACGCCCTGACCTCGAGCCTGCAGGGCGAGGCGCTGGAAGTGGACAAGCGCTGGATCCGCCTGATGACGCAGCAGATCCAGGTCGCCGAGGTCGAGCTGGTCGCCACGCTGGGCACCGCCAAGGCTTCGTTCGACGACATCCTCAACATGAAGGTGGGCGACATCATCCCCCTGTCCGTGCCGGAGCAGATCCAGGCCACCGTGGACGGCGTGCCGGTGATGGACTGCACCTACGGCGTGCTTAACGGGCAATACGCGCTGAAGGTCGAGAAGCTGCTCGCCAATTCGGAAACCAAATA